A region of Nocardioides alkalitolerans DNA encodes the following proteins:
- a CDS encoding SpoIIE family protein phosphatase, whose amino-acid sequence MPVEPERPASASRSPFRGPEAASARVERARSLSARTDGLPSLNRLAELAAQLLGTGSGQVSVIAERQRVMGGSGLAAATVGAESDASDSLCLLPVEADQPVAIPATRDDPRSQHLPPVVAGAAASYLGVPLRSGGHVVGSLCVFDTAERTWSAEDVRLLEQLAEPALAELELAALESTYAEDRVVWQLAVDAAGVGAFDWDLVTGRLRWDERLLEVFGIDRSSFGGTIEAFNALVHADDRDWVGAALDQAITTCGGYAAEYRVTWPDGTLRWVAARGHAIAGPDGTAVRVVGAAYDTTAVREGEARVARTLEAMPTAFYHLDRDWRFTYANPEARRLLGGISSDPVGHVVWELFPATVGSDFERYYRGAVESGRPRSFEAYYPPPLDGWYEVRCWPTPDGLSVYFIEVSERRVAQEVLARAAGRAELLADVTRTLTDTLEADEAVERLAQILVPRLGDWCVVTQVDGRLTHDPLVDRTWRRRLRDIGWWHVDPARRSLVEQYAQVRIPALTNGSMVARALAGKEPVVVQEGATEHIVSVLEPGPATAACEELAPAAAVVVPLPGRGRTAGLLTVFRGPEREAFSPEDLVMLSEVADRAGLALDNATLYAGQRDIAEGLQRSLLTAPPHVEHLDVVVRYEPAAEAAQVGGDWYDAFQQPAADALTLVIGDVIGHDARAAAAMGQVRTLLRGIAVTTDGGPAEVLHRVDAALATLRVDTMATAMMARLEQSPAQRDAGTATLRWSSAGHPPPVVVVDGVAQPLWRGDPNPMLGLLTEASVASSRSESSVELPPGSLLLLYTDGLVERRGEVLDVGLERLCAALTELLAEDPTTEDLCDRLMARMLPGWTEDDIALVAVRLRG is encoded by the coding sequence GTGCCGGTCGAGCCCGAGCGCCCCGCCTCCGCGTCGCGCAGTCCCTTCCGCGGCCCCGAGGCGGCGTCAGCACGGGTGGAGCGGGCGCGCAGCCTCTCAGCGCGCACCGACGGGCTCCCGTCGCTCAACCGTCTGGCCGAGCTCGCCGCGCAGCTCCTGGGCACCGGGTCCGGCCAGGTCTCCGTCATCGCGGAGCGCCAGCGGGTGATGGGGGGTTCCGGGCTGGCCGCCGCGACGGTCGGCGCCGAGTCCGACGCGTCCGACTCGCTCTGCCTCCTCCCGGTCGAGGCCGACCAGCCCGTCGCCATCCCCGCCACGCGGGACGACCCGCGGTCCCAGCACCTGCCTCCGGTCGTCGCGGGCGCGGCTGCGTCGTACCTGGGGGTGCCGCTGCGCTCCGGCGGTCACGTGGTCGGGTCGCTGTGCGTCTTCGACACGGCCGAGCGCACCTGGTCGGCCGAGGACGTGCGGCTCCTCGAGCAGCTGGCCGAGCCGGCGCTGGCCGAGCTCGAGCTGGCGGCCCTGGAGTCGACCTACGCGGAGGACCGCGTCGTCTGGCAGCTCGCGGTCGACGCCGCCGGCGTGGGTGCCTTCGACTGGGACCTCGTCACCGGGAGGCTCCGGTGGGACGAGCGGCTCCTGGAGGTCTTCGGCATCGACCGCTCCTCCTTCGGCGGCACCATCGAGGCGTTCAACGCGCTCGTCCACGCCGACGACCGCGACTGGGTCGGCGCCGCGCTCGACCAGGCCATCACGACCTGCGGCGGGTACGCCGCGGAGTACCGCGTCACCTGGCCCGACGGCACGCTCCGGTGGGTGGCCGCCCGCGGGCACGCCATCGCGGGGCCCGACGGCACCGCCGTGCGGGTGGTCGGCGCGGCCTACGACACGACAGCCGTGCGCGAGGGCGAGGCGCGGGTGGCGCGCACCCTCGAGGCGATGCCGACGGCGTTCTACCACCTCGATCGCGACTGGCGGTTCACCTACGCGAACCCCGAGGCCCGCCGGCTGCTGGGCGGCATCAGCAGCGACCCGGTCGGCCACGTCGTGTGGGAGCTCTTCCCGGCCACGGTCGGGTCCGACTTCGAGCGCTACTACCGCGGCGCGGTCGAGAGCGGTCGGCCTCGGTCGTTCGAGGCCTACTACCCGCCGCCGCTCGACGGCTGGTACGAGGTGCGCTGCTGGCCCACCCCCGACGGGCTCTCGGTCTACTTCATCGAGGTCAGCGAGCGGCGCGTGGCGCAGGAGGTGCTCGCCCGCGCGGCCGGCCGGGCCGAGCTGCTCGCCGACGTGACCCGCACCCTGACGGACACGCTCGAGGCCGACGAGGCCGTCGAGCGGCTCGCCCAGATCCTCGTGCCCCGCCTCGGCGACTGGTGCGTCGTCACCCAGGTCGACGGCCGGCTCACGCACGACCCCCTCGTCGACCGCACCTGGCGTCGCCGACTGCGCGACATCGGCTGGTGGCACGTCGACCCCGCGCGGCGGTCGCTCGTCGAGCAGTACGCCCAGGTGCGCATCCCCGCCCTCACCAACGGCTCGATGGTCGCGCGCGCCCTCGCCGGCAAGGAGCCGGTCGTCGTGCAGGAGGGGGCAACCGAGCACATCGTGTCGGTGCTCGAGCCCGGCCCGGCCACCGCGGCGTGCGAGGAGCTCGCCCCCGCCGCTGCCGTCGTCGTGCCGCTGCCGGGCCGCGGACGCACCGCCGGCCTCCTCACCGTGTTCCGCGGCCCGGAGCGCGAGGCCTTCTCCCCCGAGGACCTCGTCATGCTGAGCGAGGTCGCCGACCGCGCCGGGCTCGCCCTCGACAACGCGACGCTCTACGCCGGTCAGCGCGACATCGCGGAGGGCCTGCAGCGCAGCCTGCTGACCGCGCCGCCGCACGTCGAGCACCTCGACGTCGTCGTGCGCTACGAGCCCGCCGCCGAGGCGGCGCAGGTGGGCGGGGACTGGTACGACGCGTTCCAGCAGCCGGCCGCGGACGCCCTCACGCTCGTCATCGGCGACGTCATCGGGCACGACGCCCGGGCCGCCGCCGCGATGGGCCAGGTGCGCACGCTGCTGCGCGGGATCGCCGTCACGACCGACGGGGGCCCGGCCGAGGTGCTCCACCGGGTCGACGCGGCTCTCGCGACCCTCCGGGTCGACACGATGGCGACGGCGATGATGGCGCGGCTCGAGCAGAGCCCCGCCCAGCGCGACGCCGGCACCGCGACGCTGCGGTGGAGCAGCGCCGGGCACCCCCCTCCGGTCGTGGTGGTCGACGGCGTCGCCCAGCCCCTGTGGCGCGGCGACCCGAACCCGATGCTGGGGCTCCTGACGGAGGCCTCCGTCGCCTCCTCCCGCAGCGAGTCGTCGGTGGAGCTGCCCCCGGGCTCGCTGCTGCTGCTCTACACGGACGGGCTCGTGGAGCGGCGCGGCGAGGTGCTCGACGTCGGGCTCGAGCGCCTCTGCGCGGCGCTCACGGAGCTGCTGGCCGAGGACCCGACCACGGAGGACCTCTGCGACCGCCTGATGGCGCGGATGCTGCCGGGCTGGACCGAGGACGACATCGCCCTCGTCGCCGTGCGCCTGCGTGGCTAG
- a CDS encoding secondary thiamine-phosphate synthase enzyme YjbQ has translation MDSETHRYRTGDREVVLDLTDDCRSWVTGRGDGLLHVFVPHATAGLAILETGAGSDDDLLAALGDLLPADDRWRHRHGSRGHGRSHVMPALVPPYATVPVIDGRLALGTWQSICLVDLNVDNGEREVRFSFLQG, from the coding sequence ATGGACAGCGAGACGCACCGCTACCGCACCGGCGACCGGGAGGTCGTGCTCGACCTCACCGACGACTGCCGCTCCTGGGTGACCGGCCGGGGCGACGGGCTGCTCCACGTGTTCGTGCCCCACGCCACCGCGGGCCTGGCGATCCTCGAGACGGGCGCCGGGAGCGACGACGACCTCCTCGCCGCGCTCGGCGACCTGCTGCCCGCGGACGACCGGTGGCGCCACCGGCACGGGAGCCGCGGCCACGGCCGCTCGCACGTCATGCCGGCCCTCGTGCCGCCGTACGCCACCGTCCCGGTGATCGACGGGCGCCTCGCGCTCGGGACGTGGCAGAGCATCTGCCTGGTCGACCTCAACGTCGACAACGGGGAGCGCGAGGTGCGGTTCAGCTTCCTGCAGGGCTGA
- a CDS encoding ATP-binding protein — translation MDFDGSIRCDQPAATETRHRFLEALLARGTSLDVAEDAALVLYELLQNGVEHGAPRPDGSLGVCWEVHGDLVHLAVTDGGLPVGGPPGSGAEAWRERRLRPADPMADRGRGLHIVDGLSRSWTVETTSAGTTVRAVVPIGPAGSTPPFSPAGS, via the coding sequence GTGGACTTCGACGGGTCGATCCGGTGCGACCAGCCGGCAGCGACGGAGACCCGCCACCGGTTCCTCGAGGCACTGCTCGCCCGCGGCACCTCCCTCGACGTCGCGGAGGACGCCGCCCTCGTGCTCTACGAGCTGCTGCAGAACGGCGTCGAGCACGGCGCGCCCCGTCCCGACGGGTCCCTGGGGGTCTGCTGGGAGGTCCACGGCGACCTCGTCCACCTCGCCGTCACCGACGGCGGCCTCCCCGTGGGCGGGCCGCCGGGCAGCGGCGCCGAGGCCTGGCGGGAGCGCCGTCTGCGCCCCGCCGACCCGATGGCCGACCGGGGCCGCGGCCTCCACATCGTCGACGGACTGAGCCGGTCCTGGACCGTCGAGACGACGAGCGCCGGCACGACGGTGCGCGCGGTGGTGCCGATCGGTCCCGCCGGGTCCACCCCGCCGTTCAGCCCTGCAGGAAGCTGA
- a CDS encoding GAF and ANTAR domain-containing protein yields the protein MDASRSTLTAAAQAIRALHRPADVAATLAAVVEVARLSLDDVDHVSVSLAGRDGSLETVAATDDLVRDLDRVQHELGEGPCLHAALATETVVVHHARHEQRWPAYVAIAVRRGVRAQVGLRLHVDDRTLGALNLYALRTDEIGEESLELAELLAAAAATALGGVREREQLHTALESRERIGMAVGVVMERFGLDGERAFDYLVRASQHGNRKLRDVAEALLAPPADAR from the coding sequence ATGGACGCGTCCCGCTCCACCCTCACCGCCGCAGCCCAGGCGATCCGCGCGCTGCACCGCCCCGCGGACGTCGCGGCCACGCTCGCGGCCGTCGTCGAGGTCGCACGCCTCTCCCTCGACGACGTCGACCACGTCAGCGTCTCCTTGGCGGGCCGGGACGGGAGCCTGGAGACGGTGGCGGCGACCGACGACCTCGTGCGCGACCTCGACCGGGTGCAGCACGAGCTCGGGGAGGGTCCCTGCCTGCACGCCGCCCTCGCCACGGAGACGGTCGTCGTCCACCACGCGCGCCACGAGCAGCGGTGGCCGGCCTACGTGGCGATCGCCGTACGGCGCGGGGTGCGCGCGCAGGTGGGCCTGCGGCTCCACGTCGACGACCGCACGCTCGGCGCCCTCAACCTCTACGCCCTGCGGACCGACGAGATCGGCGAGGAAAGCCTCGAGCTGGCCGAGCTGCTCGCGGCAGCGGCGGCGACGGCCCTCGGCGGGGTCCGCGAGCGGGAGCAGCTGCACACGGCCCTGGAGTCCCGCGAGCGGATCGGCATGGCGGTCGGGGTGGTGATGGAGCGCTTCGGGCTCGACGGCGAGCGGGCGTTCGACTACCTCGTGCGCGCGTCGCAGCACGGCAACCGGAAGCTGCGGGACGTCGCGGAGGCGTTGCTCGCGCCACCCGCGGACGCCCGCTAG
- the idi gene encoding isopentenyl-diphosphate Delta-isomerase, whose amino-acid sequence MTVATEDLVVLLDERGEPCGTAPRGGVHTTDTPLHLAFSCWVLGPDGRLLVTRRALTKRTWPGVWTNTFCGHPRPGEEPVAAVERYAAHELGLRVTDLRLALPDFRYRAVDASGVVENEICPVWLARTDDVPAPHPDEVAEHAWTDPRALLDLAARTPWALSPWAVEQSTGMRGVLGL is encoded by the coding sequence ATGACCGTCGCCACCGAGGACCTCGTGGTGCTGCTCGACGAGCGCGGCGAGCCGTGCGGCACGGCTCCGCGCGGTGGCGTGCACACCACGGACACGCCGCTCCACCTCGCGTTCTCCTGCTGGGTGCTGGGCCCGGACGGCCGCCTGCTCGTCACCCGCCGTGCCCTGACGAAGCGCACGTGGCCCGGGGTGTGGACCAACACGTTCTGCGGCCACCCGCGCCCGGGGGAGGAGCCGGTGGCGGCCGTGGAGCGGTACGCCGCGCACGAGCTCGGCCTGCGGGTGACCGACCTGCGGCTCGCCCTGCCGGACTTCCGCTACCGCGCCGTCGACGCCAGCGGGGTCGTCGAGAACGAGATCTGTCCGGTGTGGCTCGCCCGCACCGACGACGTGCCCGCGCCCCACCCCGACGAGGTCGCCGAGCACGCCTGGACCGACCCGCGGGCGCTGCTCGACCTGGCCGCTCGCACGCCGTGGGCGCTCAGCCCCTGGGCGGTCGAGCAGAGCACCGGCATGCGGGGCGTGCTCGGGCTCTGA
- a CDS encoding squalene/phytoene synthase family protein, with protein sequence MNLWLHGPSRPPASARPRPHQQYDDVAEASASLVIRAYSSSFGLASRLLGGQVRADVRNVYALVRVADEIVDAPRPEHDDAERRATLDALEQATGTALRTGSSSNLVVHAFARTARRCGIDETLVAPFFASMRTDLDRTEHDEASLATYVYGSAEVVGLMCLRAFLADEPQRESQYDALGPGAQRLGAAFQKVNFLRDLGEDGDDLGRRYLVGLDPADPDEAAWLRWLDDVDADLAAAAAVVPALPRSSRVAVCTAHDLFSELAVRLRRTSPVEARDRRVRVPGAVKARLAAGALLRDGLPRTATPVRGSGAAA encoded by the coding sequence TTGAACCTCTGGTTGCACGGCCCGTCCCGGCCGCCGGCCTCCGCGCGACCGCGGCCCCACCAGCAGTACGACGACGTCGCCGAGGCCAGCGCCTCCCTCGTCATCCGGGCCTACTCGTCCTCCTTCGGCCTCGCGTCCCGCCTCCTCGGCGGTCAGGTGCGGGCCGACGTGCGCAACGTCTACGCACTCGTGCGCGTGGCCGACGAGATCGTCGACGCGCCCCGTCCCGAGCACGACGACGCCGAGCGCCGCGCCACCCTCGACGCGCTCGAGCAGGCGACGGGCACCGCCCTGCGCACCGGCTCCAGCAGCAACCTCGTGGTGCACGCCTTCGCCCGCACGGCGCGCCGCTGCGGCATCGACGAGACGCTCGTCGCCCCCTTCTTCGCCTCGATGCGCACCGACCTCGACCGCACGGAGCACGACGAGGCCAGCCTCGCGACCTACGTCTACGGATCGGCGGAGGTCGTGGGCCTCATGTGCCTGCGGGCCTTCCTCGCGGACGAGCCGCAGCGCGAGAGCCAGTACGACGCCCTCGGCCCCGGCGCCCAGCGCCTCGGCGCGGCCTTCCAGAAGGTGAACTTCCTCCGCGACCTCGGGGAGGACGGCGACGATCTCGGCCGCCGCTACCTCGTCGGGCTCGACCCGGCCGACCCCGACGAGGCGGCGTGGCTGCGCTGGCTCGACGACGTCGACGCCGACCTCGCGGCGGCGGCGGCCGTCGTCCCCGCCCTGCCCCGCAGCAGCCGCGTCGCGGTGTGCACGGCGCACGACCTGTTCTCCGAGCTGGCGGTCCGCCTGCGCCGTACGTCGCCGGTCGAGGCGCGCGACCGCCGGGTCCGCGTGCCGGGTGCCGTCAAGGCCCGGCTCGCCGCTGGCGCGCTCCTGCGCGACGGGCTCCCCCGCACCGCGACCCCGGTCCGCGGCTCGGGAGCGGCCGCGTGA
- the crtI gene encoding phytoene desaturase family protein: MSAPLRRVVVVGGGVAGLATAALLAADGHDVELFEKNDALGGRAGSWEQDGFRFDTGPSWWLMPEVFDHFFRLLGTTTEEQVELVRLDPGYRVFFEGVPGSIDVAADEQGNRDLFESIEPGAGERLGDYLRSAREAYDLAVDRFLYTSFETPAAFLGRRVLAHGPRLTGLLARSLESYVAARFSDRRLRQVLGYPAVFLGSSPDRTPAMYHLMSWLDLADGVRYPSGGFTRLVEALADLARQRGARLHTGSAVTEVLTCRRTPGRGDRRRVRVTGVRVVDADGTTREVPADVVVGAADLHHVETRLLPEDLQTYPQRWWDKAVSGPGAVLVQLGVTGRLPELEHHSLFFTEDWHANFDAIFGTPTRVPDPASIYVCKPSATDDTVAPPDHENLFVLVPVPPDPDIGRGGVDGAGDPLVEAIADRAIDLVARWADVPDLADRVVVRRTVGPADFVADVNAWCGGALGPAHVLKQSAFFRAGNVSRKVRDLYYAGASTVPGIGLPMCLISAELVRKRLAGDTSVGPSTEPPAGPPAGAVPDGTVDAAAGVA; encoded by the coding sequence GTGAGCGCCCCGCTGCGGCGCGTGGTCGTCGTGGGCGGCGGCGTCGCCGGCCTCGCGACCGCGGCCCTGCTCGCCGCCGACGGGCACGACGTGGAGCTGTTCGAGAAGAACGACGCCCTCGGCGGGCGCGCCGGCTCGTGGGAGCAGGACGGGTTCCGCTTCGACACCGGTCCGTCGTGGTGGCTGATGCCCGAGGTGTTCGACCACTTCTTCCGCCTCCTCGGCACGACGACCGAGGAGCAGGTCGAGCTCGTGCGCCTCGACCCGGGCTACCGCGTGTTCTTCGAGGGCGTGCCCGGCAGCATCGACGTCGCCGCGGACGAGCAGGGCAACCGCGACCTCTTCGAGAGCATCGAGCCGGGTGCCGGCGAGCGGTTGGGCGACTACCTCCGCTCCGCCCGCGAGGCCTACGACCTGGCGGTCGACCGCTTCCTCTACACGAGCTTCGAGACGCCCGCCGCCTTCCTCGGCCGGCGGGTGCTGGCCCACGGCCCGCGGCTGACGGGACTGCTGGCCCGCAGCCTGGAGTCGTACGTCGCGGCGCGGTTCTCCGACCGCCGCCTGCGGCAGGTGCTGGGCTACCCCGCCGTCTTCCTGGGCTCGTCGCCCGACCGCACCCCGGCGATGTACCACCTCATGAGCTGGCTCGACCTCGCCGACGGCGTGCGGTACCCCTCCGGCGGGTTCACCCGGCTCGTCGAGGCGCTCGCCGACCTCGCGCGCCAGCGCGGCGCACGCCTGCACACCGGGAGCGCGGTGACCGAGGTGCTGACGTGCCGCCGTACGCCGGGGCGCGGCGACCGGCGACGGGTGCGGGTGACCGGCGTCCGGGTCGTCGACGCCGACGGCACGACCCGCGAGGTGCCCGCCGACGTCGTCGTCGGCGCCGCCGACCTCCACCACGTCGAGACGCGGCTGCTGCCGGAGGACCTCCAGACCTACCCGCAGCGCTGGTGGGACAAGGCCGTCTCCGGACCCGGCGCGGTGCTCGTGCAGCTGGGCGTCACCGGCCGCCTGCCGGAGCTCGAGCACCACTCGCTGTTCTTCACCGAGGACTGGCACGCGAACTTCGACGCCATCTTCGGCACGCCCACGCGGGTGCCCGACCCGGCGTCGATCTACGTGTGCAAGCCCTCGGCCACCGACGACACCGTGGCGCCTCCCGACCACGAGAACCTCTTCGTGCTCGTGCCCGTGCCGCCCGACCCCGACATCGGACGCGGCGGGGTCGACGGAGCCGGTGACCCGCTGGTCGAGGCGATTGCCGACCGCGCGATCGACCTCGTCGCGCGCTGGGCGGACGTGCCGGACCTGGCCGACCGCGTCGTCGTGCGCCGCACCGTCGGTCCCGCCGACTTCGTGGCCGACGTCAACGCGTGGTGCGGCGGCGCGCTCGGCCCGGCGCACGTGCTCAAGCAGAGCGCGTTCTTCCGGGCCGGGAACGTGTCGCGGAAGGTGCGGGACCTCTACTACGCCGGCGCCAGCACGGTGCCCGGCATCGGCCTGCCGATGTGCCTCATCAGCGCCGAGCTCGTGCGCAAGCGCCTCGCCGGGGACACGTCGGTCGGTCCCTCGACCGAGCCTCCCGCGGGTCCCCCCGCCGGCGCGGTGCCCGACGGGACGGTGGACGCGGCCGCAGGCGTGGCGTGA
- a CDS encoding CDP-alcohol phosphatidyltransferase family protein has protein sequence MTGGARSPQDEESFDHWSRLHGGLDPRESSWVRGWVRLTHAGARPLARWGVHPDAVTLAAVVLTAAVPLLAALGAAWPLVAVVPMVAAAVLDGVDGALAARTGTDSAWGRVLDGLADRCADLLLLLTLVVLGAPAWLVVAVAVATLLLEQARALGQAAGMPGPGAVTVWERPSRVIVVAFTAAACAAEWAARSAGVGVLPAADGDVLATIGAGIGLALALVGLAHVTRAVRRALPRA, from the coding sequence GTGACCGGCGGCGCCCGGTCCCCGCAGGACGAGGAGTCGTTCGACCACTGGTCGCGGCTCCACGGCGGGCTCGACCCGCGGGAGTCGTCCTGGGTGCGGGGCTGGGTGCGGCTCACCCACGCCGGGGCACGACCGCTCGCGCGGTGGGGCGTGCACCCCGACGCGGTGACGCTGGCGGCAGTCGTGCTCACCGCGGCGGTCCCGCTGCTCGCCGCGCTCGGCGCCGCGTGGCCGCTCGTCGCGGTCGTGCCCATGGTCGCCGCGGCGGTCCTCGACGGTGTCGACGGCGCCCTGGCCGCGCGCACCGGCACCGACTCGGCGTGGGGCCGCGTGCTCGACGGCCTCGCGGACCGCTGCGCCGACCTCCTCCTGCTGCTGACGCTCGTCGTGCTGGGCGCGCCCGCGTGGCTCGTCGTGGCCGTCGCCGTCGCCACGCTGCTCCTCGAGCAGGCCCGCGCGCTGGGTCAGGCCGCCGGGATGCCCGGCCCCGGGGCCGTGACGGTCTGGGAGCGCCCCTCCCGCGTCATCGTCGTCGCGTTCACCGCGGCCGCGTGCGCCGCCGAGTGGGCGGCGCGGTCGGCGGGCGTCGGCGTGCTGCCGGCGGCTGACGGCGACGTGCTGGCGACGATCGGCGCCGGGATCGGCCTCGCCCTCGCGCTCGTGGGCCTCGCGCACGTCACCCGCGCCGTACGGCGTGCCCTCCCCCGGGCGTAG
- the crtI gene encoding phytoene desaturase family protein — MSGARAVLVVGAGVGGLAAAVRLAARGHRVTVLEQAPGIGGKLGVHEQDGFLFDTGPSLLTMPHVLEELFAATGAPLAEVLPLERLEVACRYRFPDGTVLDLPGDVAAIPDALDAALGPGRGAQWSAFLDRAQRIWDVTHEPFLESPIGLRDMVRLSRRLDDVRTVAPWRTLRGLGRRHLHDPRLVMLLDRYATYTGSDPRRAPAALAAVPWAEQRWGSWYVPGGLGRIATALRERLELLGGEVVTGAAVAEVTTRADGRVDGVALADGSRLAADVVVANADARQVYGHLVRTPTARRAAARVGRTTPSLSGLALLLAVDGPPPDQPHHAVYFAEDYDAEFDAVFGRRGRPRPVARPTVYVAAPDDPAVVPGPGTGAWFVLVNAPPHDPVRGTDWDAPGLAERTADTVLDLLAERGTDVRDRVRHRTLVSPADLERRTWTPGGSIYGSSSNGPRAAFLRPANASPVPGLFLVGGSSHPGGGLPLVLLSARIVAGLVDDGGGRFPG, encoded by the coding sequence GTGAGCGGGGCCCGCGCCGTGCTCGTCGTCGGGGCCGGCGTCGGCGGTCTCGCCGCCGCGGTGCGGCTGGCCGCACGGGGCCACCGCGTGACCGTGCTCGAGCAGGCGCCGGGGATCGGCGGCAAGCTCGGCGTGCACGAGCAGGACGGGTTCCTCTTCGACACCGGCCCGTCGCTGCTGACGATGCCGCACGTGCTCGAGGAGCTCTTCGCGGCGACGGGTGCGCCGCTGGCCGAGGTGCTGCCGCTCGAACGGCTGGAGGTCGCCTGCCGCTACCGCTTCCCCGACGGCACCGTGCTCGACCTGCCCGGCGACGTGGCCGCGATCCCCGACGCCCTCGACGCGGCGCTGGGCCCCGGGCGGGGTGCGCAGTGGAGCGCCTTCCTCGACCGCGCGCAGCGGATCTGGGACGTCACGCACGAGCCGTTCCTCGAGTCGCCCATCGGCCTGCGCGACATGGTCCGGCTCTCGCGACGGCTCGACGACGTGCGCACCGTGGCTCCCTGGCGCACCCTGCGCGGGCTGGGCCGGCGGCACCTGCACGACCCGCGCCTGGTGATGCTGCTGGACCGCTACGCGACGTACACGGGGTCGGACCCCCGGCGCGCCCCCGCCGCCCTCGCCGCGGTGCCGTGGGCGGAGCAGCGGTGGGGCTCCTGGTACGTCCCCGGTGGTCTCGGCCGCATCGCCACCGCGCTGCGGGAGCGGCTCGAGCTGCTCGGCGGCGAGGTCGTCACGGGCGCCGCGGTCGCCGAGGTCACCACCCGTGCCGACGGCCGGGTCGACGGGGTGGCGCTGGCGGACGGCAGCCGTCTCGCCGCGGACGTCGTCGTCGCGAACGCCGACGCGCGCCAGGTCTACGGCCACCTCGTGCGCACCCCCACGGCGCGCCGGGCGGCGGCCCGGGTGGGGCGCACGACCCCGTCGCTGTCGGGCCTCGCGCTGCTGCTCGCCGTCGACGGCCCGCCGCCCGACCAGCCGCACCACGCGGTCTACTTCGCGGAGGACTACGACGCGGAGTTCGACGCCGTCTTCGGCCGGCGCGGGCGGCCGCGGCCGGTCGCGCGACCCACGGTGTACGTCGCGGCGCCCGACGATCCCGCCGTCGTGCCCGGCCCCGGGACGGGGGCGTGGTTCGTGCTCGTCAACGCACCGCCGCACGACCCGGTCCGCGGCACGGACTGGGACGCCCCCGGGCTGGCCGAGCGCACCGCCGACACCGTGCTCGACCTCCTCGCGGAGCGGGGCACCGACGTGCGCGACCGCGTGCGGCACCGCACCCTCGTCAGCCCGGCCGACCTCGAACGACGCACCTGGACCCCGGGCGGGTCGATCTACGGCTCGTCGTCGAACGGCCCGCGGGCGGCGTTCCTGCGACCGGCGAACGCGTCGCCCGTCCCGGGGCTGTTCCTCGTCGGCGGCTCGTCCCACCCCGGCGGCGGCCTCCCGCTCGTGCTGCTCTCGGCGCGCATCGTCGCCGGGCTTGTGGATGACGGGGGCGGTCGGTTCCCCGGCTGA
- a CDS encoding glycosyltransferase family 2 protein, whose amino-acid sequence MSRPARAGRAAVAAGSAVALGCLALTVDNLRRLRTPALPAGAPTGSRPTEPVTVVLPVRDEEGDLRACATSVLAALDAWPGRGRLVVVDDRSTDRTLAVAAELAEQDPRVVVRAGAPTPRGWLGKPWACHQGAQAVDTEGVLVFVDADVRLAAHALVASVDLLRSSGLDLVSPYPRQRAHGVAERLVQPLLQWSWMSTLPLGLAERSSRPSLSAANGQLLVVDAMAYHDAGGHAAVRTAVLEDIALLRALKAVGRHGGVVDGSDLATCRMYAGWPALRAGYRKSLWSAFGSPVGALGVLAMLLLAYVVPPLAALRGSRTGLLGYAAGVASRVLVARRTRGRALPDALAHPASVLVLTGLTLDSLVARRRGELRWRGRPVEVER is encoded by the coding sequence GTGAGCCGGCCCGCCCGCGCCGGTCGCGCCGCGGTGGCCGCGGGGTCCGCGGTCGCGCTCGGCTGCCTGGCGCTGACCGTCGACAACCTGCGGCGGCTGCGCACGCCCGCGCTCCCGGCGGGCGCACCGACCGGCAGCCGTCCGACCGAGCCGGTCACGGTGGTGCTGCCGGTGCGCGACGAGGAGGGCGACCTCCGGGCCTGCGCCACCAGCGTGCTCGCGGCGCTCGACGCGTGGCCGGGCCGGGGGCGCCTCGTCGTCGTCGACGACCGCTCCACCGACCGCACCCTCGCCGTGGCCGCCGAGCTCGCCGAGCAGGACCCCCGGGTGGTCGTGCGCGCCGGCGCCCCGACCCCGCGCGGCTGGCTGGGCAAGCCCTGGGCCTGCCACCAGGGCGCCCAGGCGGTCGACACGGAGGGGGTGCTCGTCTTCGTCGACGCCGACGTGCGCCTCGCCGCCCACGCGCTGGTCGCCTCGGTCGACCTGCTGCGCTCCAGCGGCCTCGACCTCGTCAGCCCCTACCCGCGCCAGCGGGCCCACGGCGTCGCCGAGCGCCTCGTGCAGCCGCTCCTGCAGTGGTCGTGGATGAGCACCCTGCCCCTCGGCCTGGCGGAGCGCTCGTCCCGGCCGTCCCTCAGCGCGGCCAACGGGCAGCTGCTCGTCGTGGACGCGATGGCCTACCACGACGCCGGCGGCCACGCCGCCGTGCGCACGGCGGTGCTCGAGGACATCGCGCTGCTGCGCGCGCTGAAGGCCGTCGGTCGTCACGGCGGCGTCGTCGACGGGAGCGACCTGGCGACGTGCCGCATGTACGCCGGCTGGCCCGCCCTCCGCGCCGGCTACCGCAAGTCGCTGTGGTCGGCGTTCGGGTCGCCGGTGGGAGCGCTCGGGGTGCTGGCCATGCTGCTGCTCGCCTACGTCGTGCCCCCGCTCGCCGCGCTGCGGGGCTCGCGTACCGGACTGCTCGGGTACGCCGCGGGCGTCGCCTCCCGCGTCCTCGTCGCCCGTCGGACCCGGGGCCGGGCGTTGCCCGACGCGCTGGCCCACCCGGCCTCGGTGCTCGTGCTGACCGGTCTCACCCTCGACTCGCTCGTGGCGCGTCGCCGCGGCGAGCTGCGGTGGCGCGGGCGTCCCGTGGAGGTGGAGCGGTGA